The genomic segment AAGGAGCTGAAAACATGGGGAACATAACTTTACTCCCTAAATATTAAATAGGGTTTGAAAATAATGAATTAGATTAAAAAGCAACCAATAAGGCTTAAGCCGCTTGCACACTGCCACAACAAACTTCAACAAATGCCAACAAACAGACACCTATAGCCAACTCGTTTTTTCCCCAGTGTTTGTTGGCGTTTGATGGGGTTTAATGTGGCAGTGTGCAAGTGGCTTTAGATCACGTTTGGTCCAGGAGTGTTGTTACAAcactatatttaaaaaaaatctagttgtttcaactaattattattaagtaactggttccacagtTACTCAACTTTTCGGTCAGTGTTACCTGTACTTAACATTTTTAGTTGGCCCAAATGTAGCTCCAACTTGAGAAAACTTAGACAACAATTCAGTCAATTTAAAATGATCTGTTTGCTCAACTTGTCTCATATATTAATTAAACTAGAAATTATTATTTGGGCATCTTAACTAAGAAAGGCTCTACAACTGGTTACACATACACGTACCTTTAACATACAATTTTTTGAACTTATATATTTGACACAtgttgacatacagtgcattcgaaaagtattcagacctcttgactttttacaaatgttgttaggttacagccttattctataattgattaaaatgttttttttcccctcatcaatctacacacattaacccataatgacaaagcaaaaacttttCTTAGTTAAGATGCCCAAATAATAATTTCTAGTTTAATTAATATATGAGACAAGTTGAGCAAACACATCATTTTAAGTTGCCTGAATTGTTGCCTAAGTTTTCTCAagttggagctaagtttgggcTAACTAAAGAATGTAAGTTCAGGTAATACTTTGATTGAAaggttgagtaaacaaaaaagtttgtggaaccagttacttaattATAATTAGCTGAAACAACTATCTTTTTTTACAGTGACACAATAACCCAGTAAAGGGGCCTCGTATTCCCTGCGGCTGCCTCTCCTTACAAACTAATTGGAACATTTCAAACAATGCATCAACAATTGAACATAGCAGTAGATGGAGTGGAAATTGTGTCAAATTAATTCACTAACGCTCTAGGAAGGTTGTGAAAAGGATCCGGAAGCGGCTTTTTCGGCTGCCCTGGTCAGCCCACATTCGTATGACCCCCACTGAGGTCACCAACATCACATCGTTGGCCACTGTGCTGCAGAACTTGTTCTTCAGGTGCTCCACTGAGCTACTCCCGTCATACACGGCCACAAAGTTACGTTTGCATTCATTGGAGTTGTGCATCTCATATTCCAAAAATCGCAAATAGATCTGCAAGAAAATtgtcaaataaaaatgtaaaacaatAGGTTTACAACCAAATGAGAACTTGACTTGAGTATCTTTTGTATATCATGTTTTCCAAAAGACTAAATGGAGAATGTGAGTGAGGGATATTGCAAATATGAAGAAGAAACACACAAAACTGTACTGACCCTTCCCTTTGGTGGTGCCCGAATGAACCACCTACAGTCCACAGCCTCTGTCTGCAAGGCTTTGCCCTCTTTGAGTATTGCTGCAGAATCAATGATCCCATCTGATCCACCAAGATCAAATTCGCAAACTGTAGTACAGGAGAGTCCATTGCACAAGGTGTTAGTTAGACAACAGTTGGCTGTTAAAATATACAGTATAAGGCTAATATATGTTTACATAGGTGAACCATGTACATACAAGGCAGAGGCGGTAGGACACCCATGTCTTTAAATTCAGGATCTGAAAAGAGAGCACACAACAGTGAGCCTATTGTATACCTCTTCTGACATTTCACGAAATACATGTTCTGTGTCTGAAAGGATAAGGGCCAGCAATGCATCATCTCGAATGTGTGAACCCTGTCCATAGTTTAATCCATTCTGCAatcatccacttgtccttcatAACTAAATAAAGCATGTAGAGACAGAAAGAACAGGAATTCTATCCTAAAGCTTCACCATTATGATTTGTAGGTGGATTAATAATCCTTGGACCAGCTTTATACAGATTAGGCTGCACAAGCAATGAGAACCAAGTGATAAAATCGGACTTCCAAACAATTTTTCATGATAACCTCATCTTTTTAGATTTTGAGGGAGAACCCAGTTTGCTAAATATTAATATAAATATAAAACAGTGATATTAAGAGGCAGATCTTTGTGATATCGCCATGGCTGCAAGGAGGAGACAGCTGAACTATTTCAAACCTAAACTCAGCCATGAATCCGTATTAATCCTCTTGTTTCTTACCTCTGTATCATGGATTATTCacagtgtggttgtgtgtgtgtgtgtgtgtgtgtttgtatgtgtgtgtgtgtgtgtgtgtgtgtgtgtgtgtgtgtgtgtgtgtgtgtgtgtgtgtgtgtgtgtgtgtcagaagatatgaaaaatatgaaaatatatgAAACATATGTCAATAGTGCTTTTTCTATCCAGTTTAAAACAAATATTTACTGCAAACACTCACGCTTATGTAATAGTGTAGTAATAAGACGATGATCGGTCAATTAATTATCCTGCCACTGATGAGAGGAATTAGAAGCGATTAGCTTTTGGCATTAAAGGATTCATTACTTCAGAGGTAAACACTGGGAAATCAGCTTGTACTTCTCTACCAATACAGGCCTGGGAAGGCTTTCTATTGGCTAGAGTATTGTTGTGTGGATACTTTTTTTATGGATACTTTTTGTTGTATAAGTCCTACAAAGGGTaccctcacactcactcactcactcctcaaaATGTGCCACTGTGTTTCAGGGAGAGATTATCTGGGAATCAATTTATACCTATTTATATCAATCTATATTAATCTTTTGACACTGAAGTATCTCATCGGAACTTGTGGATGAGCCATTCTCACTTCAAGTCTTGACTCCAATGCAGGGCAGGCAGTGATATCGAATAACCATGTCTACTGGCCATGTCAAAACCTTCACGAGACTGTGAGGTTACTGAGACACATTTTTGAAAGATTTATCTGGTGAATGGCTTTGATTGGGAGAGAGGGAAACAAGAAAGCAGATTAATCTTTCCTCCCAACGTAAGTGCCCTATAAATTCTGCTAGGAATACATTCTCAGCTGCATGGGTATCCCTTAAGCTGAGGCTCAGAGCTGACAAGCTGTACTCCCCTGAAGACAAGCTTTCATTAACTGGGCTGGGTGAATGAGGAGATAACCCCACCCCAGCTGCAGCATGTGTGCCTGCACTACAAATGCAGCAGCTGATATGAACACACACAGCAGTAAGCGCCACACCAGTCTTCTGTAGCTGCAGCTCAGTCACTGAGCTGTGACTGGTTAATTGTTTTGGCTGAATTTCTCTGCATTCACTGGATGTGTACAACTTTATGTAAatattgtgtctgtgtgtctgcatgtgtgcctGTGTGAGATAAACTGTTAGCCTATCAGAGTCATACATTCAGCAACAACCTCAGAATAACACTGAAAATATTGAAACGGTTAAAAGAAATCGATGTATTTGAAATTATATTACCTTGAGTGAAGTTATAGCGTGCTGAAAATCCAATTGCCTCCAGTTCCCCATCTGCAACAAACTTTATATGCAGGTATCGCCCACTTGATTTAATATACAAAGGGCTTTCCTGGCCACAGTATCGACCAATTAAAGTGGAGAAGGAAAAGGGCCCATCACGGACTTCAATGTGGTCAAATTTGCATTCCCATGAAGGCTCTATTGAATACTTCTCATCAAAGAAGAGGTCGATGCATTGTCTTGGTGAAGCTGAGGGAACACAGTGGGGAAATGTAAGAAAAATAAACATAATATCCAATAAAAAACAATTACTTGCTGAGATGGTGTTAATATCTCTTACCTTCAATTATGTAAATACACGTTCGCTCTGGTGGGTACTTTTGGGGGTAGTTGGGGGAGGTGAACAGGCCTCCCTCAGCCTCCTTTATCCAGGTGCCACATTGGCCAATTGGGGTCACCCCTGAATTGTTTGTCACTGAAGCACAAGATTAATTTTCAGGTGCCAATCATACAGAACCATTATAACATCCAGCTTTGTCTgacatgaaaaatgtatcaaatgTATTGGTATTGATCTGGTGTGTCATAGCCTTCTTCATTACACAGACATTACTTTTCACAGTTAGGTAGATTCCAACAGAACAgggaaataaatcactctacacACAGTGTATATTTCAGGGTTACCTGCTTTTTTTCCTGGTGTACCAGACAATCCAAGAGTGATTAGACTTGCAACTACTGCTGTAAAAATCAAAGGAAATGAAAGTTAGAAAAATATGTACAGTAAAACAATTGGCTATGGAAATTGTGTTTGTATATGTTACTAAACCACAAAATAAAATGATGTTCCACAAAATCCAGAAATTACAATTTCGTTTCATAGCATAATGAATTCCCATttagcgtttttttttttttaaagcgtaATTTCTGGAAAGTTCAATGGCAAGCATTGATTTAACTTTATACTGTTGACCATCTAACTATGCTTTTAAAGAGATAATGTGATACAAACAAAAGTAGACTAAATTTACCGAGAGGCAACACAAGTTTGTCCAACATGTCTAATTCTTGCTGTTTTCAATCCCAAGTATTTCCAAAACGAAATTAACGAATCATTATTCCGAGTAATGGGACAATTCAATCATCATATCCACGATATCCCTATTTTATCTCTGCATAAACAACACAGAAATAAAAAAGTTACGGAAGGAAAAGCTATCTCAATCCATCCGCTGCTGCTGTGACAGACAGGTCTGAACGTTCTCCTGAGTCCTGATTTCCATCCAAGCGCAGCGACGATAATCCGACCGACAGCAACCTTAAATGAGTATAGTATCCTTGACAGTTGACACCGGGCCAATTTCCCGTATTAAATCTGCCACATGCATCATCATAGGTCTCTGTTCTTGTGGTATTTATTTCCCGTGGACGTTCTGCATAAATACTCAGTCTGGACACTTCAAGCCACCTTCCTCTCAAATGTTTAGGCTATTCAATACTGGTAGTACTGTAATAACTAGTTAATAAACTATAATGATGTTGTTTTATGAAGGAACTGCAATTCAGCTTGAACTCAAGCTCAACTTTATTTTGGTAAGATATTAGAGATGCATTGGGgaaagggttggggtcaattcggaATTTCAGAATGTAATTCAATTCAAATCAGGAATTCAAATTCGAATTTGAATTGGCCACACCCCAAAGGAAGCagaattgaatttgaattaaaATAAGTAAAATTGAATTCAGACCAATTCAAATAAATTCAACTGAGACATGAAACATACACTATTTTTGTAATAAGATGTGGAGTGTTTTATCTAATGCATTCTTGGATATGCATTTTTGTTTAATATTTAACAACATGAAAGtgaattatgaattattatagaAAACCTACAAAATTAACTAACAATATTTCCAGACCACTATAATTATTGAAAACTAATTTAAATGTTTCAAGAACATGTTAAAAATAGTATTGGTTACCATACATGATACACAAAATAAACATGTGCTTAATGATTTATGGAATATTTTCATTTAATAATTTCAATTAATTTCACTGAATAAAATTATACTTCCTTTAATTCATATTCAATTCAACTTCTGCTTCCTGCAGGGTGTGGCCAATTCAAATTCAAGAATTGAATTGGCATTTTAGACCAATTCAATTTAGAATTAACCCCAATTGGGGAGCATTGTTGTGATAAGCAGCAGGGAAGCTAGAATAAGGATGGATGCAATTAACAAAAGCTTACTTGGCAATGGGTCTCAGAAAACAGATGGGAGGAGGGTTCATCCAGTTTCTCCCAAATGAACTTTGGCAACCTCTGTCTGAAGCCTTTACAATGTGAGCAGAAGGTAACAGTGGGTCCATACAGGAACCAAGATCATAATACTGGATAATGCTGCATATTATACTTCACTAttatgaaaaaaaaaacacaaatgaaAGGAATCATCCAAACAATATGAACAAAGTACCAAACAGATCCAGAGAGAGGGGGGCTACAGTAATATGTCCAGATGTCCTCTTGCTAGAATTGCCTTTAATTCCAGGCCAGGTGTCCCAGGTGTGAAATTATTATGGGCAACAGGGTGTGTTGACATATTGCAGACACAACAGTCAGTTCACCGTGTGGAAATAACATCTCTCATTTCATATGCTAAATGTTTGATCTGCAATCCATGCAAAAATAAAGACAGTCCTATAAGCTCAGCCTGAACTCACTATACAGTCTGTAGTATTTTGTCTCTTTGGCATGCTGTTTATCTGTGAAAAAAACCCATGAATTTCTGTTGAATGTTTTTGACTGCCATATGGGATGAAGAaataaagtaaaagtaaaatattTCAATTCAAGAAagtttttagaaaatgtatatTTAAACAGATCCGTATCATTCAATATTACTGGGGAAAAGGAGAAGCTCGAGTTTCTCATATAAATATTGCAAACACGTATTTCATTCACATGGCCTCAATGTTGCAAAGCTGGATTACTTCTCACTGTTCCAGACCAAAGAGAAATCAACTCCCTTGATATTCTGCAGAAGGGAGACAAATCTGACAATACAATCCATCTGGCTTTAGTTTCTGTGAGGCAGATTGTTGTTACTCAGAGTTTATTCAGGACAACGAATGGGTCTTCATTTTTTGCACACTCAGACAGAATAGGAAAATCTGAATTCATGATGACACAGAGGAATTCAGTCAGTCACTGACTGTGTCCATTCCCCAAATGCACTCACCGCTCACATTATAATGGCAATGCCACTTTCAATGAAACATGCGGAACATGTATGAATGTTGAATGTTGAACAAGGTTTATATTTCTCTGTGAATGTTTTTTCAAGTATTATGTAACTAATAAGAAGGCATTATACTGTATAGGTCTCGCGAGACCACATGCACATAGCTATCCACATGCACAGGCTATCCAATCTGAGACCACTGCGTGCACAGTCAGTATTACATCTGTAATTACACAATATTATCTGCATGGAGCCATAAGCAATTGCGCCATGCTTGGAATATCAGGGCATGTTTTAGCTGCAGTTTGTATGAGCTGCACCCAAGTGTGGTGTGTAGTCCATTCTCCCCACTAAACAATCATTCTGATGTAATTTTGTCTGCAAAACATAGTATTTTGGACCGATTTAGATACATTATTATTATGGAGATGATCCAAAACCAGAGATTAAAGTCTTTAGTTTAGACTTAATAGTGATTTGAGAAGAAAACAGTTATTGTCAGACATGCCATCTGTTCCAATATGGTAAGCAATAATGTTAAGAATAGAAAGTGGGTCATATTGACTGTAAAATATTGTCAATATGGCTGTATGTGTGATATTACAGAGAGCAGTCTGCATTGGGCTTTCCATGAATATCAGAATACCATCTACTGTCAACTCTCTTTTTCATTCATTTTACCTCTTTTATATAGACAGATACAGCTTTAGCCAAGAACTTGATGGTGCAAGTGTAACTCATATCACAGCCTTGACACTACACTATGCATATaccgtgtgtgagtgagtgaatgagtgagtgagtgagtgaataagagagagagagagctggtgaACGGTTTGAAGGGGGGCTGATTGCCACAAAACGGATAAGCAGAGCAGTCGCAAACCATAAACGGTGTTACAGTTTAGCAGACAATGTTTCTTCGATTTTGTACCATGCTGTCATTGGTCCTCCTAGGATTTGGCGTTGCATTTTCGCTGGGACAGAATTACACAGAACCTCTTGTTTTGGAGGGAAAGTGTCTGGTGGTTTGTGATGCGAACCCGTCTGCAGAGGGAGCGCTGACCTCTTCCTTCGGGATATCTGTACGAGCAAGCGGTGCTAAAGTGGCTTTCTCTGCACTCAGGGGAACGAACCATGAACCTTCTGATATGAGCAATACGCCTCTGACCATCTACTTTGACCAGGTTAGGGATTATTTGTGTCTTTCATGATTTGTGTCTTTTCATAGGCTAATATTGATAATGTAGACTACATGTTTGTACTCTTTAGGACGTTTAACGTTTTTCTCATTGCAGGTATTAGTGAACATTGGCAACCATTTCAATCTGCAAGCGAGTGTATTTCAAGCACCAAGAAGAGGCATTTACAGTTTTAGCTTCCATGTGGTGAAGGTTTACAACAGACAGACTATACAGGTACGTGTCTAGGGAGGTCTGTATTGAGATGCCATTGAATTGTGTTTTTTCTTGTCTTTATCATACCCGTTGCATATAACACTCTGCAGGTAAACTTGATGCACAACGAATACCCTATAATATCAGCTTTCGCCGGGGACCAGGATGTCACTCGAGAGGCTGCGAGCAATTCAGTCCTTCTG from the Coregonus clupeaformis isolate EN_2021a chromosome 14, ASM2061545v1, whole genome shotgun sequence genome contains:
- the LOC121580955 gene encoding neuropilin and tolloid-like protein 1; the protein is MLDKLVLPLAVVASLITLGLSGTPGKKAVTNNSGVTPIGQCGTWIKEAEGGLFTSPNYPQKYPPERTCIYIIEASPRQCIDLFFDEKYSIEPSWECKFDHIEVRDGPFSFSTLIGRYCGQESPLYIKSSGRYLHIKFVADGELEAIGFSARYNFTQDPEFKDMGVLPPLPFCEFDLGGSDGIIDSAAILKEGKALQTEAVDCRWFIRAPPKGRIYLRFLEYEMHNSNECKRNFVAVYDGSSSVEHLKNKFCSTVANDVMLVTSVGVIRMWADQGSRKSRFRILFTTFLEPPCEAEAFFCHSNMCINTSLVCNGIQNCVYPWDENNCKEKRSASILDNIDHTNVTIILVTCGLVVVLLIVASIIQVKQPRKKYIIRRDDFDPTLLHEAFEPPHYELCTLRRAASADHMTEMAMTEDFEKFHKLRRSSSKCIRDHHCGGAHSQVSSVKGSQSNLSVRDAAIMSDIPLSQSHHATPSSHRNILMMKYSYSQDGQDGCDQDDDMDDCPTSSQSHHVLAAHRSMSNDL
- the LOC121581514 gene encoding cerebellin-2-like; the protein is MFLRFCTMLSLVLLGFGVAFSLGQNYTEPLVLEGKCLVVCDANPSAEGALTSSFGISVRASGAKVAFSALRGTNHEPSDMSNTPLTIYFDQVLVNIGNHFNLQASVFQAPRRGIYSFSFHVVKVYNRQTIQVNLMHNEYPIISAFAGDQDVTREAASNSVLLHLEREDQLYLKLERGNLMGGWRYSTFSGFLVFPL